Proteins encoded within one genomic window of Thermogemmata fonticola:
- the dusB gene encoding tRNA dihydrouridine synthase DusB → MVEVAAPARPAQGEHLPALPPPPASYRVPLAIGTVQVASRFHLAPLAGYTNWPFRLSVREIGGVGLCTSDLINARAILEGVPKTLSLLANDPRERPLFVQIFGSKAEELAAAACWLMERGLADGVDINMGCPVRKVVKTGGGSALLCDTSGATIEMVRRVVQAVAPAPVTVKMRLGWDDQQWTAPYFARAFEEVGVAAVTIHGRTRAQGFSGSVRLEGIRQVVEAVRRIPVFGNGDVRTIADAARMIAESGCHGIAIGRGALADPWIFRHLDYWIRTGRAAPRPTYQERLDFMRLHLRRLVEWKGDEKYGCIQFRKVATWYCKALRLPKKVQQRLVMLSNLQEFEEVIAPFAEKGPPPGWTEQETQATAIPVPSGPVSYW, encoded by the coding sequence ATGGTGGAAGTAGCCGCTCCGGCACGTCCCGCCCAAGGGGAGCACCTGCCGGCATTACCTCCGCCGCCCGCAAGTTATCGGGTCCCGTTGGCGATCGGCACCGTGCAGGTGGCATCGCGATTTCATCTGGCGCCGTTGGCGGGTTATACCAATTGGCCATTTCGCCTGTCGGTTCGTGAGATCGGAGGGGTCGGTCTGTGCACGTCGGATTTGATCAATGCGCGGGCGATTCTGGAGGGTGTGCCGAAGACGCTCAGCTTGCTAGCGAATGATCCACGGGAACGCCCCCTGTTTGTGCAGATATTTGGAAGTAAAGCCGAGGAACTGGCAGCCGCAGCTTGCTGGCTCATGGAGCGGGGACTGGCCGACGGCGTGGATATCAACATGGGATGCCCGGTGCGGAAGGTTGTGAAAACTGGCGGGGGGTCCGCCCTCTTGTGCGATACCAGCGGAGCGACGATCGAAATGGTGCGCCGCGTAGTGCAAGCGGTGGCTCCTGCTCCGGTTACCGTGAAGATGCGCTTGGGGTGGGATGACCAGCAATGGACCGCACCGTACTTCGCAAGAGCATTTGAAGAGGTTGGGGTTGCTGCGGTGACCATTCACGGCCGGACCCGCGCCCAGGGATTCTCCGGCTCGGTTCGGCTCGAAGGTATCCGGCAAGTGGTGGAGGCGGTCCGGAGAATTCCGGTTTTTGGCAATGGCGATGTCCGCACCATTGCCGATGCTGCCCGGATGATAGCGGAGAGTGGGTGCCACGGTATCGCCATAGGGCGTGGAGCATTGGCTGATCCCTGGATCTTCCGCCATTTGGACTACTGGATCCGAACAGGGCGAGCCGCACCTCGACCTACGTATCAGGAACGACTCGATTTCATGCGCTTACATCTGCGGCGGCTGGTGGAATGGAAGGGGGATGAAAAGTACGGCTGTATCCAGTTCCGCAAGGTTGCTACTTGGTATTGCAAAGCTCTCCGATTGCCTAAGAAGGTGCAACAGCGTCTGGTGATGCTATCGAATCTTCAGGAATTTGAAGAGGTGATTGCTCCCTTCGCGGAGAAGGGACCCCCTCCGGGCTGGACAGAACAGGAAACACAAGCCACAGCTATTCCGGTACCTTCGGGGCCAGTAAGTTATTGGTAA
- a CDS encoding transaldolase family protein — protein sequence MTPLQSLVACGTKLWLDSVDPDEIAFNRSQGATGATSNPIIIADLISSGRFDDRLRALLREERDDTAVAWRMTDYLVRQAQAVFEPVWRKTEGDDGWVSFEVDPLIEDPAAALSVEEKKRRYIEEGLRWSAGQTNRLIKVPATEGGLAALEELVAAGVSVNVTLLFTDRQYTLAREACWRGLQRCPQAVRVKTVYSIFVSRIDVYTEKYCPQLSPAAQGQVGIVNAKLLWRKNKAFWADKGLKLHHEIVFASTGVKKPGDPPWKYVEAFAGDDIQTNPPATNRAVHQSGLLFTRKIDELPPQEILDEIAARVDPTHLENVLMSEGIAKFADPHKALLQLIAHKREKLT from the coding sequence ATGACACCATTGCAGTCATTGGTGGCGTGTGGAACCAAGCTGTGGCTAGATTCTGTGGACCCAGACGAAATCGCCTTCAATCGTTCCCAAGGTGCCACAGGTGCCACGTCGAACCCGATTATCATCGCGGATTTGATCAGCAGCGGCCGTTTCGATGATCGATTGCGGGCTTTGTTGCGCGAGGAAAGAGACGATACCGCCGTCGCATGGCGCATGACGGACTACCTGGTGCGGCAGGCTCAGGCCGTCTTCGAGCCTGTGTGGCGTAAAACGGAAGGGGATGACGGCTGGGTTTCCTTCGAGGTGGATCCGCTCATCGAGGACCCTGCGGCGGCCTTGAGCGTAGAGGAAAAGAAACGCCGCTACATTGAGGAGGGGTTACGGTGGTCAGCCGGACAGACCAACCGGCTGATCAAGGTGCCAGCAACAGAAGGGGGCTTGGCAGCATTGGAGGAACTTGTAGCCGCTGGCGTATCCGTGAATGTCACCTTACTGTTCACCGATCGTCAATACACTTTGGCCCGCGAAGCTTGTTGGCGCGGATTGCAACGTTGCCCGCAAGCTGTGCGCGTCAAGACCGTTTATAGTATCTTTGTGAGCCGGATCGATGTTTACACCGAGAAGTATTGTCCCCAACTCTCACCAGCGGCTCAAGGGCAGGTCGGTATCGTCAATGCCAAGTTATTGTGGCGAAAAAACAAGGCATTCTGGGCGGATAAGGGATTGAAGTTACATCACGAGATTGTCTTTGCCAGCACCGGGGTGAAAAAGCCGGGTGATCCGCCCTGGAAGTACGTGGAAGCCTTCGCCGGGGATGACATTCAAACCAATCCGCCGGCCACCAACCGAGCCGTGCATCAGAGCGGACTTCTCTTCACACGCAAGATCGATGAACTGCCGCCGCAGGAGATTTTGGATGAGATCGCGGCTCGCGTGGACCCAACACATCTGGAGAATGTCCTCATGTCGGAAGGGATCGCTAAGTTTGCCGATCCCCATAAGGCCCTCCTTCAGTTGATCGCTCATAAACGTGAGAAACTGACATGA
- the solA gene encoding N-methyl-L-tryptophan oxidase, whose translation MSSTQNYDVIVIGVGAMGGAACWQLAQRGWRVLGLDQFAPPHNRGSSHGRTRVIRTAYYEHPAYVPLVRRAFLLWYDLEQITGRRLLTPCQCLNLGPTDGTLIPALRVTVQQHQLPARLLSATEIRQQFPPLRVPEHYQGLLEDQAGFLAVEDCVAAQIEAALKAEANIHLNEPVQDWQLDRDTYLVTTAAAAYRAKRLVITAGAWATRLLRRLQIPLTVMRQVMLWFDVEKRRCDFRRDRFPIFIAETAYGDFYGLPAIDPLGVKVAQHYGAPEYADPDAISWQTSDDDATPVRCFVDEFLPGLGKITQMQVCLYTLTPDRHFVVDLEQTAHTSLAIAAGFSGHGFKFAPVIGEILADLVTTGSTPYNIDLFRLSRFHQGTRTIPS comes from the coding sequence ATGAGTTCAACGCAGAATTACGACGTAATCGTCATTGGGGTGGGCGCTATGGGAGGAGCCGCCTGCTGGCAATTGGCCCAGCGCGGCTGGCGAGTCCTGGGACTAGATCAGTTTGCTCCTCCCCATAACCGAGGCAGCTCTCATGGCCGCACACGCGTCATCCGCACCGCCTACTACGAGCACCCCGCCTACGTTCCCCTCGTCCGCCGAGCCTTCCTTCTGTGGTACGATCTTGAGCAAATCACCGGCCGCCGCCTACTGACGCCATGCCAGTGCCTCAACCTCGGACCAACGGACGGTACCCTGATCCCCGCCCTTCGAGTGACGGTGCAACAACATCAACTGCCCGCCCGACTTTTGTCGGCTACGGAAATCCGCCAGCAATTTCCCCCCTTGCGCGTACCCGAACATTACCAGGGACTACTGGAAGACCAGGCCGGCTTCCTGGCCGTTGAGGATTGCGTGGCGGCTCAAATTGAGGCGGCGCTCAAGGCCGAAGCCAATATCCACCTCAACGAACCCGTCCAAGACTGGCAACTGGATCGTGACACTTACCTGGTCACGACTGCCGCCGCTGCTTATCGCGCGAAGCGCCTTGTGATCACTGCCGGCGCCTGGGCGACTCGCCTCCTGCGACGCCTCCAGATACCTCTGACCGTCATGCGGCAGGTCATGCTCTGGTTTGATGTGGAAAAACGCCGCTGTGACTTCCGGCGTGATCGCTTTCCTATCTTCATCGCCGAAACAGCCTATGGCGACTTCTACGGCTTGCCAGCGATTGACCCGCTTGGAGTCAAAGTGGCGCAGCACTACGGTGCCCCAGAATATGCCGATCCGGATGCCATATCCTGGCAAACCTCAGATGACGATGCCACCCCCGTGCGCTGCTTTGTGGACGAATTTCTCCCCGGGTTAGGCAAAATCACTCAGATGCAAGTGTGTCTTTATACCCTCACGCCGGACCGTCATTTTGTCGTAGACCTGGAGCAGACCGCACACACCAGCCTAGCCATCGCTGCTGGCTTCTCCGGTCATGGCTTCAAGTTTGCTCCCGTGATTGGTGAAATCCTCGCAGATTTGGTCACTACCGGAAGCACACCGTACAACATCGACCTATTCCGCCTATCTCGCTTCCACCAGGGAACGCGTACCATCCCCTCTTAG
- a CDS encoding S1 family peptidase, giving the protein MYRTIVGIVWIVILLSVAGGTLTCFSPSFPYPNPGSAPSRVSDLPLSACAWIRAGHTSGAGVLIDGKRRWLITARHVVGEQKQVEVVFPDDPTLSEQADRLAYLRRRESLRQSRHWVAGRVLRVSEELDVALIELEDLPASSTAARWVNRTPALGELLTLIGHRADLPTLWNRSAGRVRAYGYVQEGYFAGGRKVATAAHLLLVQLPIEEGDSGGPVFDVRGELAGLGVAVRRVAAPAALVVSAEDIERFLRGDVRPAHSFPRAAFQHPIDRLIQATVWVRPASANRPFAGFLVDTRHVVTVAAVGTRVGEAVGVAAPLFVNGRCQQQRHSYQDNLDLHHRNLWRWATIVASDPVRQITVLRLSAPFAHMQPLTLASQPPRVGEAIHAMNHPAGVEFAWVYAQGIVRQRGLSSLAESQPPVRLLIGQLPSHAACPGGPVVNDRAELVGVWLEREGPAQAAYILRAEEVRHFLNVLGVDGRGPDSGEALCFRVAQRLSHIMQAVARGLLIRAEEKMRNGQKQAALEDLALAIRWDPTCLPARKWRLQLLEGEALEAEWHTAIEQGPFDSDLLLQRSQRAVERRDWRLARGDLQRLLAIRPEIAEAHRLRIRVLLELGEHEQAAAAVRDTLRADPRQLPAVARLLEQQTEDLLRKYPLQPQVARDWLRLAMQRSGYQPWQEAIRKAATFQEARQQIEYLIRALQREQP; this is encoded by the coding sequence ATGTACCGAACGATCGTGGGAATAGTGTGGATAGTCATCCTACTGAGCGTAGCGGGAGGAACTTTGACGTGTTTCTCCCCTTCATTCCCGTATCCAAATCCTGGTTCAGCACCATCGAGGGTTTCGGACCTTCCTCTGTCCGCTTGTGCATGGATACGAGCGGGCCATACGAGTGGAGCTGGCGTACTCATTGACGGAAAGCGACGATGGCTGATCACAGCACGCCACGTGGTGGGGGAACAAAAGCAAGTCGAGGTTGTTTTTCCCGATGATCCAACTCTCAGCGAACAAGCGGATCGACTCGCTTATCTACGCCGGCGTGAATCCCTACGGCAGAGCCGGCATTGGGTCGCCGGTCGCGTGCTTCGGGTGTCTGAGGAGTTGGACGTCGCCCTGATCGAATTGGAAGACTTGCCAGCGTCCTCAACTGCCGCGCGATGGGTCAACCGCACTCCCGCTCTTGGCGAACTACTGACTCTGATTGGTCATCGCGCTGACCTGCCCACCTTATGGAATAGAAGTGCCGGCAGAGTTCGAGCCTATGGTTACGTCCAGGAGGGTTACTTTGCGGGGGGCCGGAAGGTGGCTACCGCCGCTCATCTGCTGCTTGTTCAATTGCCTATCGAGGAAGGAGACAGTGGCGGTCCTGTGTTCGACGTACGGGGAGAGTTGGCGGGTTTAGGTGTGGCCGTGCGCCGGGTCGCCGCTCCTGCTGCTCTCGTCGTCTCCGCGGAGGATATTGAACGCTTTTTGCGTGGCGATGTCCGTCCAGCCCACTCGTTTCCAAGGGCCGCTTTCCAGCACCCCATCGATCGGCTTATTCAGGCCACTGTTTGGGTTCGACCAGCCTCGGCGAATCGACCATTCGCAGGATTCCTCGTAGATACTCGTCACGTTGTTACTGTTGCGGCTGTGGGAACACGGGTTGGAGAAGCAGTGGGAGTAGCCGCTCCTCTCTTCGTGAATGGCAGATGCCAACAGCAGCGGCATAGTTATCAAGACAATTTGGACTTACATCATCGCAATCTGTGGCGCTGGGCGACTATCGTGGCCTCCGACCCCGTGCGGCAAATCACGGTGTTGCGATTGTCGGCTCCTTTTGCCCACATGCAACCTTTGACTCTAGCTTCCCAACCCCCTCGTGTGGGAGAAGCAATACACGCCATGAATCACCCGGCAGGAGTGGAATTCGCATGGGTCTACGCTCAAGGAATCGTTCGACAACGAGGTTTGTCATCCCTCGCCGAGAGTCAACCCCCTGTGCGACTGCTCATTGGGCAACTCCCTTCTCATGCGGCCTGCCCCGGCGGACCAGTGGTCAACGATCGGGCTGAGTTAGTCGGTGTGTGGTTGGAACGAGAGGGTCCTGCTCAGGCGGCTTACATCTTGCGGGCGGAGGAAGTTCGCCACTTCCTCAATGTGCTAGGAGTGGATGGCCGCGGCCCCGATAGTGGGGAAGCCTTATGTTTCCGGGTCGCGCAACGGCTTAGTCATATCATGCAAGCGGTCGCACGAGGTCTGCTCATTCGAGCAGAAGAAAAGATGCGCAACGGCCAGAAACAGGCGGCTCTGGAGGACCTTGCCCTGGCTATCCGCTGGGACCCGACCTGCTTGCCCGCCCGGAAATGGCGATTGCAATTACTTGAGGGCGAGGCCCTGGAAGCAGAATGGCATACGGCCATCGAACAGGGACCGTTCGACAGCGATCTGCTCCTGCAACGCAGCCAGCGCGCGGTGGAGCGCCGGGATTGGCGCCTGGCCCGTGGAGACTTGCAGCGGCTTCTGGCCATTCGTCCGGAAATCGCTGAAGCCCACCGACTTCGCATCCGCGTCCTTCTAGAGTTGGGGGAGCACGAGCAAGCGGCAGCCGCGGTGCGAGACACCTTGCGGGCGGATCCTCGTCAACTTCCCGCCGTGGCTCGACTCCTGGAACAACAAACGGAAGACTTGCTCCGAAAATATCCCCTCCAGCCTCAGGTGGCACGAGACTGGCTTCGGCTAGCCATGCAACGCTCCGGCTATCAGCCCTGGCAGGAAGCTATTCGGAAAGCTGCCACTTTCCAGGAAGCTCGGCAGCAAATCGAATACCTGATCCGCGCCTTGCAGCGAGAGCAACCATGA